In Pedobacter sp. WC2423, the following are encoded in one genomic region:
- a CDS encoding class I SAM-dependent methyltransferase has product MNYEKLYENKDEIYYNHSRTEILPFIPAGIKTALDIGCGNGSFGSLLKKEYQCMVWGIEPDKNSAREAEKKIDKCVNAIFSGSMPELAGKKFDAIFFNDVLEHLADPSEAISVCKELLTTDGRIIASIPNIRWYPVILSLLRYKDFKYQEAGVMDKTHLRFFTKKSMVRLFEESNYKVCQVKGINKDNSFSFFNVLNFLLLGTQEDMKFPQFVIVASL; this is encoded by the coding sequence ATGAACTACGAGAAGCTGTATGAAAATAAGGATGAGATATATTACAACCACAGCCGTACAGAAATATTACCATTTATTCCTGCTGGTATAAAGACGGCTTTGGATATAGGTTGCGGGAACGGTTCATTCGGGTCTCTTTTAAAAAAAGAATATCAATGTATGGTTTGGGGAATCGAACCGGACAAAAATTCTGCACGTGAAGCAGAAAAAAAAATTGACAAGTGTGTGAATGCAATATTTTCTGGCTCCATGCCGGAATTGGCCGGTAAAAAATTTGATGCCATATTTTTTAATGATGTCCTGGAACATCTTGCAGATCCTTCTGAAGCAATTTCTGTTTGTAAAGAGCTGCTGACTACAGACGGCCGCATTATTGCTTCTATTCCCAATATCCGCTGGTACCCGGTTATTTTATCACTGCTTAGGTATAAGGATTTCAAATATCAGGAAGCCGGGGTGATGGATAAAACACATTTGCGCTTTTTCACAAAAAAAAGTATGGTCAGGCTTTTTGAAGAAAGTAATTACAAAGTTTGTCAGGTTAAGGGAATTAATAAGGACAATAGCTTTTCATTTTTTAATGTCCTTAATTTCCTTTTACTGGGTACCCAGGAAGACATGAAATTTCCCCAATTTGTAATCGTTGCCTCCCTTTAG
- a CDS encoding glycosyltransferase family 2 protein, protein MPVKIDIIILSYAKTELLKQITLQGIESLFLSEDPDHIQFEALVIESNAALFPYQYPNTKTIYPDEKFGFNKYLNIGIAQTDNAYICLCNNDLIYHQNWASEILSVMEENPNIKSANPYCSYFHPQLKIAEPKKIVVGTTRNLLNGILTGWCIFLKREIFDTIGLLDEQFEFWYADKDFGRTLLNYKIDHALIIPAKVDHLGNQTHTAINEKKLSHLTHGQKIIFEKKWGKEPVALWPKVKNLIKRLLND, encoded by the coding sequence ATGCCTGTTAAAATAGATATTATTATTTTAAGCTACGCGAAGACCGAACTGCTAAAGCAAATCACTTTACAGGGGATTGAAAGTCTTTTTCTATCAGAAGATCCTGATCATATTCAATTTGAGGCCCTTGTTATTGAATCAAATGCAGCATTGTTTCCTTATCAATATCCGAATACCAAAACTATATATCCTGATGAAAAATTTGGCTTTAATAAATATCTGAATATTGGTATTGCACAAACGGATAATGCTTATATATGCCTGTGTAATAATGATCTGATTTATCATCAAAATTGGGCAAGTGAAATACTGAGCGTAATGGAGGAAAACCCAAATATAAAGTCAGCGAACCCCTATTGCAGCTATTTTCATCCTCAATTAAAAATAGCTGAACCTAAAAAAATAGTAGTTGGTACAACCAGGAATCTCCTGAACGGAATCCTTACTGGATGGTGCATCTTTCTTAAACGGGAAATTTTTGACACCATTGGTTTATTAGATGAACAATTTGAGTTTTGGTATGCAGATAAAGATTTTGGGCGTACGCTATTAAACTATAAAATAGACCATGCGCTTATTATACCCGCTAAAGTAGATCATTTAGGCAACCAAACCCATACTGCGATAAATGAAAAAAAGCTATCTCATCTTACTCACGGCCAAAAAATAATTTTCGAAAAAAAATGGGGCAAAGAACCAGTTGCCTTATGGCCAAAAGTAAAAAATTTAATAAAAAGACTGCTTAATGATTGA